The Nocardioides humi genome includes a region encoding these proteins:
- a CDS encoding ABC transporter substrate-binding protein: MGGRRLAAGLVALVLGAAVLAACDGGGSGSGSSSKPVDVSELPNKMEPASGPVDSVTWNISPQPTSLGVPGFSENNYAPQSIMCDHLVALDGDWNFVPHLATELRWETPTRLVMPIQEGVTYWDGTPLTADDVVWNLNHVMDPAVAPTNQANVANVESVTKTGDNEVTVEFTQHDSTYVATVLATNFGAIHKPSVVQEKGDAYGTAAGGIMCSGPFEYESWQTGESMTMTANPDYWNDDYQPLIQKLTIRFVSDPNALASALLSGEIDGAYNLPLSITSRLEGASNGTLQRGKSVLFDVLIPVDQSGPLADVRLRKALSLAIDREAVAKVGYAGYGHPNVQAVSSPSSFTYGGDVFKQQVTDKLDYLLEPDLEQAKGLVDDAGAPSRPLTLVYTAGDPVHEKAASVIQQSAAQAGIDIELAPKDPTELLGLLTTPDARAGVDLWLRMGVQNAPDPLVAIVSGYVGKGVLTFGHENSAAFDLISQARAEPDDDARAELTAQALFQMTDEDAFPIPLVYRDNTLFLNERLGGAWLNNPYWEGPWAAVIGAK, translated from the coding sequence ATGGGCGGTCGCCGTCTCGCCGCCGGCCTGGTGGCGCTCGTCCTGGGCGCGGCGGTGCTGGCGGCATGCGACGGCGGCGGCAGCGGGTCCGGGAGCAGTTCGAAGCCGGTCGACGTGTCCGAGCTGCCGAACAAGATGGAGCCGGCCTCAGGACCGGTCGACTCGGTGACGTGGAACATCAGCCCGCAGCCGACCAGTCTCGGCGTCCCGGGCTTCTCGGAGAACAACTACGCGCCCCAGTCGATCATGTGCGACCACCTGGTCGCGCTCGACGGCGACTGGAACTTCGTCCCCCACCTGGCGACCGAGCTGCGCTGGGAGACCCCGACGCGACTGGTGATGCCGATCCAGGAGGGCGTGACCTACTGGGACGGGACCCCGCTGACGGCTGACGACGTGGTGTGGAACCTCAACCACGTCATGGATCCGGCGGTCGCTCCGACGAACCAGGCCAACGTCGCCAACGTCGAGAGCGTCACGAAGACCGGCGACAACGAGGTGACGGTCGAGTTCACCCAGCACGACAGCACCTACGTCGCGACGGTGCTCGCCACCAACTTCGGTGCCATCCACAAGCCGAGCGTCGTGCAGGAGAAGGGCGACGCCTACGGGACGGCCGCCGGGGGCATCATGTGCTCCGGTCCCTTCGAGTACGAGTCCTGGCAGACCGGCGAGTCGATGACCATGACGGCCAACCCGGACTACTGGAACGACGACTACCAGCCGCTGATCCAGAAGCTGACCATCCGGTTCGTCTCCGACCCGAACGCGCTCGCCAGCGCGCTGCTCTCCGGCGAGATCGACGGCGCCTACAACCTGCCCCTCTCGATCACCTCCCGCCTGGAGGGCGCCAGCAACGGCACGCTGCAGCGCGGCAAGTCGGTGCTGTTCGACGTGCTGATCCCGGTCGACCAGTCCGGACCGCTCGCCGACGTCCGGCTGCGCAAGGCGCTGTCCCTCGCGATCGACCGGGAGGCCGTGGCCAAGGTGGGCTACGCCGGATACGGACACCCGAACGTCCAGGCCGTCTCCTCTCCGTCCTCCTTCACCTACGGCGGCGACGTCTTCAAGCAGCAGGTCACCGACAAGCTGGACTATCTGCTCGAGCCGGACCTGGAGCAGGCCAAGGGCCTGGTCGACGACGCGGGAGCGCCGAGCCGGCCGCTCACCCTGGTCTACACGGCAGGGGACCCGGTGCACGAGAAGGCGGCGTCGGTGATCCAGCAGTCCGCCGCCCAGGCCGGCATCGACATCGAGCTGGCGCCGAAGGACCCGACCGAGCTCCTCGGGCTGCTGACGACGCCGGACGCGCGCGCCGGCGTGGACCTCTGGCTGCGGATGGGCGTGCAGAACGCGCCCGACCCGCTGGTCGCGATCGTCTCGGGCTATGTGGGCAAGGGCGTCCTCACCTTCGGGCACGAGAACTCCGCGGCCTTCGACCTGATCAGCCAGGCGCGGGCCGAGCCCGACGACGACGCCCGGGCGGAGCTGACGGCGCAGGCGCTGTTCCAGATGACCGACGAGGACGCGTTCCCGATCCCGCTCGTCTACCGGGACAACACGCTCTTCCTCAACGAGCGTCTCGGCGGAGCCTGGCTCAACAACCCCTACTGGGAAGGTCCGTGGGCGGCGGTCATCGGAGCCAAGTGA
- a CDS encoding ABC transporter permease: MAGRTRDAHRRGRRDRARHARRPASEPARPGHPRSRRGRRGRPAFVAGVLLLALFSVQLGWFPTLGGGEGVLDRLYHLALPALALATPIVAYVINVTAAEVATEAEREHVETARSRGIPNRIVTRRHIVRNALIPVTTATGLAAASMIAGGAVIEVAFGINGVGSYLVQAVHQRDIVVVQGIALLLVLSFVLVSMLIDVLYAVIDPRAVART, translated from the coding sequence GTGGCTGGTCGGACTCGCGACGCTCATCGTCGTGGTCGGCGGGATCGTGCTCGGCACGCTCGTCGGCCTGCGTCCGAACCGGCTCGGCCGGGCCATCCTCGGTCTCGCCGCGGCCGGCGTGGCCGTCCCGCCTTCGTGGCGGGCGTCCTGCTCCTGGCGCTGTTCTCCGTGCAGCTCGGCTGGTTCCCCACGTTGGGCGGGGGCGAGGGCGTCCTGGACCGGCTCTACCACCTGGCCCTGCCGGCGCTCGCGCTCGCGACGCCGATCGTCGCCTATGTCATCAACGTGACGGCGGCCGAGGTGGCGACCGAGGCCGAGCGCGAGCACGTCGAGACGGCGCGCTCGCGCGGCATCCCGAACCGGATCGTGACCCGGCGCCACATCGTGCGGAACGCGCTGATCCCGGTGACCACCGCGACCGGGTTGGCGGCCGCCTCGATGATCGCCGGGGGAGCGGTGATCGAGGTGGCCTTCGGGATCAACGGCGTCGGCTCGTACCTGGTCCAGGCCGTCCACCAGCGCGACATCGTCGTCGTCCAGGGCATCGCACTGCTCCTGGTCCTCTCGTTCGTCCTGGTCAGCATGCTGATCGACGTCCTCTATGCCGTGATCGACCCCAGGGCGGTGGCACGTACATGA
- a CDS encoding ABC transporter permease: MIGRESSTRRGVIGTTARRVGRWAWSSKAEFVCVVVIALLFAVALLGPLIQPYDPNANDYDAISASASLSHPLGTDALGRDVLSRLIAGARPSMIGAIVVVVLATAVGTAIALFSAWFGGWVDALVSRVLDFLMSFPALLLAFMAVSLFGPGLVAPVIAISIHFTPYFSKIIRGAALRERGLSYVAAAQVLGFSGLFIARRHLLPNVAPLILVQSAMTFGYAMLNLAALAYLGLGVQPPAADWGLLIATGQQGLLEGHPLEALSGCAMVLISVFAFTVLGQQLASRFGVRR, translated from the coding sequence ATGATCGGACGTGAGAGCTCCACGAGGAGAGGCGTCATCGGTACGACGGCGAGGCGCGTCGGGCGCTGGGCATGGTCGAGCAAGGCGGAGTTCGTCTGCGTCGTGGTGATCGCCCTGCTGTTCGCGGTCGCCCTGCTGGGTCCCCTGATCCAGCCCTACGACCCCAACGCCAACGACTACGACGCCATCTCCGCCTCGGCGTCCCTGAGCCACCCGCTGGGGACCGACGCGCTCGGCCGTGACGTCCTGTCCCGCCTGATCGCCGGCGCCCGGCCGAGCATGATCGGCGCGATCGTCGTCGTCGTCCTCGCCACCGCCGTCGGCACGGCCATCGCGCTGTTCAGCGCCTGGTTCGGGGGCTGGGTGGACGCGCTCGTCTCGCGCGTCCTCGACTTCCTGATGTCCTTCCCCGCGCTGCTGCTGGCGTTCATGGCCGTCTCCCTGTTCGGTCCCGGCCTGGTCGCCCCCGTCATCGCGATCAGCATCCACTTCACGCCGTACTTCTCGAAGATCATCAGAGGAGCGGCGCTCCGCGAGCGAGGGCTGAGCTATGTCGCCGCGGCGCAGGTCCTGGGCTTCTCCGGGCTGTTCATCGCCCGGCGCCATCTGCTGCCCAACGTCGCGCCCCTGATCCTGGTGCAGAGCGCCATGACCTTCGGGTACGCGATGCTCAACCTCGCGGCGCTGGCCTATCTCGGTCTCGGGGTGCAGCCGCCCGCCGCCGACTGGGGCCTGCTGATCGCCACCGGTCAGCAGGGGCTGCTGGAAGGACACCCGCTCGAGGCCCTCTCGGGCTGCGCCATGGTGTTGATCAGCGTGTTCGCCTTCACGGTTCTCGGTCAGCAGCTCGCATCCAGGTTCGGAGTCCGCCGATGA
- a CDS encoding ABC transporter ATP-binding protein codes for MTTSSQPLLRVDRLHVDLAIEGELRPVIHDVSFELSPGQALGLVGESGSGKSMTARSVMRLLPPKAVVQGRIEFDGADVLTLDRTALRQYYTREVAMIFQDPSAHINPVRTIGAFLTEAMRTNLGHSRAKAEARAVQLLDEVGIPEPRRRLRQYPHELSGGLLQRVMIASALALEPRLLIADEPTTALDVTRQMEVMAILEDLRAERSLAMLFITHDLDLAEAICDQTAVMYAGSIVERQPTTALHAEPLHPYTRALIGSRPDWTVGRSGSTPSADAPSPPSRRGPDAPSPRAARPAGRAAWTCGRCWSRGARARWPACGSRS; via the coding sequence ATGACCACGTCGAGTCAGCCCCTGCTGCGCGTCGATCGCCTGCACGTCGACCTGGCGATCGAGGGCGAGCTGCGTCCGGTGATCCACGACGTCTCCTTCGAGCTCTCGCCGGGCCAGGCGCTCGGCCTGGTCGGCGAGTCGGGCTCGGGCAAGTCGATGACCGCCCGCTCGGTGATGCGGCTGCTGCCGCCGAAGGCCGTCGTGCAGGGGCGGATCGAGTTCGACGGCGCCGACGTCCTGACGCTGGACCGGACGGCCCTGCGCCAGTACTACACGCGGGAGGTCGCGATGATCTTCCAGGACCCGTCGGCGCACATCAACCCGGTCCGCACGATCGGCGCGTTCCTCACCGAGGCGATGCGCACGAACCTCGGCCACAGCCGGGCGAAGGCCGAGGCGCGGGCGGTCCAGCTCCTCGACGAGGTCGGCATCCCGGAGCCCCGCCGGCGGCTGCGGCAGTATCCGCACGAGCTCTCCGGCGGTCTGCTCCAGCGCGTGATGATCGCCTCCGCGCTCGCCCTGGAGCCGCGGCTGCTGATCGCCGACGAGCCGACCACGGCGCTCGACGTCACCCGGCAGATGGAGGTGATGGCGATCCTGGAGGACCTCCGGGCCGAGCGGAGCCTGGCGATGCTCTTCATCACCCACGACCTGGACCTGGCCGAGGCCATCTGCGACCAGACGGCGGTGATGTACGCCGGCTCGATCGTCGAGCGGCAGCCGACGACCGCGCTGCACGCCGAGCCGCTGCATCCCTACACCCGGGCGCTGATCGGCTCCCGCCCCGACTGGACGGTCGGGCGGAGCGGCTCAACGCCGTCGGCGGACGCCCCGTCTCCGCCTTCGAGGCGGGGGCCGGATGCGCCTTCGCCCCGCGCTGCGCGTCCAGCCGGCCGGGCTGCGTGGACGTGCGGCCGGTGCTGGAGCCGCGGGGCGAGGGCGAGGTGGCCTGCCTGCGGGTCGAGGAGCTGA